One window from the genome of Cryptomeria japonica chromosome 6, Sugi_1.0, whole genome shotgun sequence encodes:
- the LOC131876659 gene encoding uncharacterized protein LOC131876659, producing MVTNVKVEDRLDGVSNFNSWKSRVLIVLKENDLLEFVEVDISKPIEDLKKIQWKKNGTKARKIMIDSVKDHLVPIISKMKTAKETFDALKGLYEINNISRALALRQQLHHIKLTKGDSNASFFIKISDLRDQLSTIGDTIANRDLAMLALNGLPNLGNHSFIASVGDPSCQSLIVYELIVFRRKLDWQQEEMGEAPIMKKVKFLLYMLLEKREKEKEEKEAPSREIKTDFVLESRKKDLSNIQCY from the coding sequence ATGGTGACCAATGTCAAAgtagaagataggcttgatggggtCTCCAACTTCAACTCTTGGAAGTCTAGAGTACTCATTGTTCTAAAAGAGAATGATCTTCTAGAATTTGTAGAAGTTGATATATCTAAGCCAATAGAAGACTTAAAGAAAATCCAATGGAAGAAAAATGGTACAAAGGCTAGAAAGATCATGATAGACTCCGTAAAGGATCACCTAGTACCAATCATCTCCAAGATGAAGACAGCTAAAGAAACGTTTGATGCATTAAAAGGACTATATGAGATAAATAATATCAGCAGAGCCCTCGCTCTAAGACAACAACTCCATCATATAAAATTGACTAAAGGAGACTCAAATGCTTCATTCTTTATAAAGATCTCTGATCTGAGAGATCAGTTGAGCACTATTGGGGATACAATTGCAAATAGAGATCTTGCTATGTTGGCTCTcaatggtcttcccaatcttgGGAACCATTCATTCATAGCATCAGTGGGAGATCCAAGTTGCCAAAGTTTGATCGTCTACGAGCTGATTGTATTCAGGAGGAAGCTAGACTGGCAGCAAGAGGAAATGGGCGAAGCTCCCATAATGAAGAAAGTCAAGTTCTTACTGTACATGCTACTagagaaaagggaaaaggaaaaagaggaaaaagaggcaCCTTCAAGAGAAATAAAGACAGATTTTGTTCTAGAATCAAGAAAGAAGGATCTTTCTAATATTCAATGCTACTAG